The genomic interval TTTGGCTTTTTCACTTGAAATTTCTGCCTTACTTATTAGTTGTTTAAAAACTGTTTTTGGTTCAGACTCAATGGGGCTTTTCTAGTCCATTGCTGTCAATAATGAATAAGACGAAGTTTTGAGCTATATCACAAAATCGGTATAAAATAATCTACGATACATTTTTTCTCTGGATGTACTCTATAATCATTATGATAGATCTCAAAAGGATCCCGATCAGCTTTTTTATATCCATTTTCTGCCATCCATACAAAAAGGCTATTCCAGGATTTTTCAAATTCAGTGAGCCCAATTACAAAACTTCCAACAATAAATTTACCCTTTTCAATGGAGGTTCTTCCAATATTTCCTGACACCTTAATTGGTTCCGTTAGCTTAATGCAAGCGCTTATTCTAACTTTTTCTGGATTTGTGGTTTTAAAACTATCGTGATAAATAGTGACCATTTTTGTCTCAGGATTTTTCAGTAAACCTAATGGGGTTGCCCACTTAACTAACGTGTCATAAGCTGTAGCAATTCCCTGTTCTCCAATGCTTGTTACATAAGCTAATTCTAAATTAGCCATTTCCCTGATTTCAATTTTTGCATTCATTTCTATCCAATTTTTAAGATGATCAATGCTGCAAATGTATTCCTCAAAGACGACCAGCTCTTGTCCATTCTTGCTTTCAATTTTACTGATCTTGCTAAATCTGCTTTTTTTTTGTTTACGGAATTCAGATGGACTTATATTATAATATTTTTTAAAAGATCTGGTGAGGGAAGAATTACTAGTAAAACCGAATAAAAGTGAAAGCTCAGTAATGCTTACTTCCGGCTTATGCATTAGAACAGAAGCTACTTTTTCAATTCTCTTTCTATTGATGTAACCATTTAATGTCTCGTTTGTAATAGCCTTGAATATCCTGTGAAAATGAAACGGTGAAAAACAAGCTACTTTTGAAATCATTTCTAAAGACAAACTTGTATCGAGATTTTCATCTATAAATTGTAGAGCCTTATTAAGACTGCTGGTGTATGTTATATGTAATTCTTGATTAAAACTTGACATTTTAAAGGGATAAGAACATTCAAATATACATCACTTATTTTTACCCACTAGTCCATTGCCTGATTCATCTCTCTCAATTCTCCACAAATCGAACCATAGTAAATGAATATGCTGGCAGGTTTATTGGACTACCCTTTTTTAAGGTGACGGTATCGATTGTCTGGGTCACGGTTTTATCGGTGGGTTTGCCAACCAATGTTGCTTTTGTTGCCAATATACCATCAATTTTTACTTCACCTAAATCAATGGTTGTATTCATGGAAACAGGTAACAGGTTCACTATTTTTATAATAATGCTATTTGTTTCGCTGTCTTTCACAATGGAATAAGCAATCCGTTTGCGTACTTTTTCTGGCTGATCTTTCAAAATCAGATCTGCTGGAATGTATTGATCTCCAGCGTTCTGTCCATAGATCTTCTGCACATAATAGCCAGGCGTTGGTTTAACTTCGTCATTATTAAAGTAGATAAGATCTGGATTCCATTGCGTATGACCTTCCTTTGCAATAAGAGGTGCGTAGGAAGCCATCTTTACTACATCTCCGTTGCGCTCCAGGGATGTTATATATAGCGCCTCCGAAAGTGAGGTCTCCCAGTTCGTTCTATTACCACCAGGCAAACTTGCCGCATATTCACCCAAGTAAACCTTGGATTTGCTCCGGTCATATTGATCATAAAAATCCTGATTATTGATGAACCAACCTGGAGACTGATAATAATGTTCATCTAGTATTGGCACTTTTAAATCCGATCCGATCTTCCAGCCTTCTTCATAGTCTGTACCTTCAAAAAATGGTCCTGCCGAGCCAATCACCGTAATTTCCGGATGGGCTTTTTGCAGGGCCTTATAGATCATGGTAAATCGCTCTTTAAAAACTTCTGTCATCTGGTCTTCATTGCCAATTCCTATATATTTTAAGTTAAAAGGTTTTGGGTGACCTGCTTCTGTCCGCTTTTTACCCCATTTGGTATTGATAGCCCCATTGGCATATTCTACCAGATCGATGATATCCTGAATATACTGTGGCATTTCAGACATTGGGATTCCCCCTTGCTGGCCACCTCCTCCGGTTCCCGAATTCTGACAGGGCACACCGGCTGCAATTACCGGCACTGGCTCGGCGCCCATATCCTCGCAGAACTGAAAATATTCGAAATATCCCAAGCCCATAGTTTGATGATAGCCCCACAAATTGCGGTCTGGTTTACGTGATTCTAATGGTCCGATTGAGTTTTTCCACTTATAAATATTGGCAATACCATCACCATGTGCCACACAGCCTCCGGGAAAACGGACAAACTTAGGTTTGATATTTGCAATTGTAGTTGCCAAATCAGCCCTAAGGCCATTTTTATGGCCTTTATAGGTTTTTTCTGGAAATAGGGAAATCATGTCAAGCCCCAAACTACCCACACTATTTACGGTAATTTCAAGCGACACATCTTTGGCATTGGACGATGAGATCAGAGAGGTTTTAAGGACTTTCCATGATCCCAAAGAAATAGACAACTTTTTCTGTGCCAGCACACCTTGTTTAGCGCTTACTAAATTCACCGTTAGCGAGATGTTTTTTCCCTCGAAAGCTTTTGCAAAAGTTGAAAAATGATAAGTTTCGCCTTTTTTAACGGTGATAGAGTCAAACCCTGTATTGAATAAAGAAGCCCCGGGTTCATTTATTTTAAGTAGGGCATAATGAGGATTATTTAAGTGGATGCCGTTTAAAGAATCGACTGTAAATGTTGCCTTATCGCCTTTTAGTGACCACGCGTATTTACTGTTCCAGTTTTTATCTTCATAGCTCTTATCACCTGGATGATATTCAAAATCTCGGTTTTGAATCAGTTCTGCGTAAAGTCCGCCATCTGCGGCATAGTTAATATCTTCAAAAAAGACTCCGGTCAGCAGCTTACTAATCGGCTTTGCAAGTGCCATTTGAGCTGACAATTTTATCTCCAATGGCTTTAAACCTGCAAAACGCTCTGGATCGTCCTTAGTAGTTTCTCTATTGAGTGTATTTTTATATTGGATAAGCTGATGGGCTTTTTTAAGTCCGGCCACTACAGACCAGGGTACACGGTGAACCTGGCCTTCTGTTTTTTGTTCAAGATCTGCAATTATTGTGTGGTTTTGGTAGGCTGTGGCGCCTGCTTCAGTCACTGGTGTATAGAATTTAAAATCCTTGGTTTCTGTAACGTAGTATTTACCATCTGCATCTGCATAAGTAATTTTATAACTTTCTTTTTGTGGGTTGTAGGTAATAACGGGACGCAATACATTTTTCCCTAAGGAGAGATAAGGATAACTTTGCGGGCTCCAGTCAATGAGATTCTTTGAAGTTGCCGAAGCAAATTGATGGGTATAGGTATTGATCTGCCAGACGCAAACCCAATCTCCATCTTTACCGCGAATCAGATAGGGCGAATTCATCTTTTTTTCTGACCCCCATCTTCCATAATCAGAATTTAAGTAGACATAGCCAGCTCCAATAGGTGTCCAGTTTTTTTGATCAGTGCTCCAGGCAAAGCAAAGTCCGTTATTATTGTAAGTAAAAAGATAAACCGAATCTGGTTCGTCCGGTGGTACTTTGCTTGCAAAGGTTACGGCATTTAAACAAAGAAAAAATATGCAGAACAGCAAAAGTTGGCGAAGAAGATGTTTGGATTTTCCAACTTCATTCCCGCTCACTTTCCGAAAAAAAATATAGGTCATATTTGGTTCAAACTATTTGGTGAAACTAAAGTAATAAATAAACGTCATAATAACGATTAATGATGATAGGGGGAGTATTGAAGTATTCAATATAATGTTTACCAATATTTCCTCATTTTTTATGCTCACTTAGGCCTCCATTAGTGGATAAACACGTTTCTGCGATGTTTGTCCATTTTTTTTGTCGATTTAATAATCTGCAAAAAAGTAATTGTCGATTTATGATTATTTACAAAATCGATTTTTTTTTGATTCAACCGTAATTTACGTTTTGATCTATCAAAAATATTACACAACTTTGGCTACTGTTTTTATTTGATCTAAATAATTATAGTATGTATTTAAGGTTAAATTTATATGAAAATCAAACTCGTACTTTTTTTAATGTTGAGCCCAGTACTGATGGTTAAGGCACAGAAGCCGGCAACTATTACAGGAAAAATCACCACGACTGATGGCAATGTTGCCGCTGGTATAACCGTAACCGTTTCAGGAACTACACTCGGAAGTGTGACGGACGGAAATGGTGTTTATAAAATCAAAAATCTTCCTTTAGGAAATCAAATTATCCAACTTTCCGCTATAGGCATTCAAACTCAGACCAAAACTGTTGAAATAAAATCTGGCGAAACCATAAATGTTGATTTTGTGATCAATGGAACCTCTAAAGAACTGGAAGAAGTTGCTGTCAGTGCGCTCAGGGCACATAAATATTTATATAAAGAGAGCGATCAGGTAGCCAGAATTCCATTAAAAAACCTGGAGAACCCCCAGGTTTATTCTGTTATTCCAAAAGAACTTATCCGCAATCAATTATCCCTGAATAGTAAGGATGTGATTAATAATGCCGCTGGTGTAGTGGCGTATTATACCCCTATTGGTACGGTAAGTGCCTGGATTAGAGGATTCGATACCCGGAATGCGATCAGGAATGGCATGGTAACTCAATATCGGGCAGAATCTGACCCCATCAATATTGAAAGAGTGGAGGTAATAAAGGGACCTGCCGGAACGCTTTTTGGATCAAGTGCGATATCATTTGGTGGATTAATTAATAAAATTACTAAAACCCCTAATCCCGTAGCGTCAACAGAAGTGGCCGTTTTTACTGGCAGCAACAGCCTGATGCGAATTACTGCTGATATCAATACTCCATTAAATTCATCAAAAACAACATTATTCAGGCTGAATGCGGCTTATCATGCAGAAGATAGTTTTCAGGATATCGGACGCTATAAGAGTATAAGTGCTGCCCCAAGTTTTCTTTATAAAGTAAACGACAGGCTTACTTTCCTTGTTGATGCTGAATTTGCAGCAGTAACCAGAACACAGCAACCCTACCCATCGTTCGGTCCCAATACCACCTTTAAAAATTTCAAGGATATTCCTATTGACTACAAAAAATATATAGGTGGTGACGATGTGGATTCTAAAACAACCATTTCTAATTTCTTTACCAAGGCAACTTATAAATTGTCTGATCAATGGGTTTCATCTACCAATTTGAATTTCAGTAATGGTTATGTAGATTATGCCAATCAGCTTTATCCAAGATGGCTGACGGATTCTACCATGACCAGGAATATCGGGATGTATAGCGCCCGTACACTTTCATTCATTCAGTTTCAACAGAACTTTAATGGTGATTTTAAAATAGGCAAGATGCGTAACCGGGCGGTTATTGGCGCAGATTTTACCAGTACAATTACGCGATTGAACTACGCTTATTTTAATTATGATACTATTAATGTAAATAAAAATTTCTCTCCATTATTTGCCCAGCGTGCCAATGCCCTGATGGCAGCCACTAAACCAGGCTATTATCAGAATACGCAAACTAATTATAGTATTTATGCTTCTGATGTAATTAATGTAACCAAGCGCCTGCTTGTGATGGCAAGTTTGCGATTGGATCAGTTTGTAAACAAGGCGAGTATTGAGAATAGTCTTCCGGTAAAAGATAATTACCAGCAAACGGCCCTTTCTCCTAAGTTTGGAATGATTTATCAAATTGTAGATCAGAAAGTTGCTGTTTTTGGAAATTACATGAATGGTTTTCTAAATCAGGGCCCTGTTACCCAGCCTGATGGAAGTACACTCAGACTTAAACCAAAGCAAGCCAACCAATGGGAAGGCGGAGTGAAAACAGATCTGTTAAATAAACATTTGGGATTTACCTTAAGCTTTTACGATATCAAGGTTAATAATGCTACTTATACCGACAACAATAACTTCAGCTTACAGGGCGGTACACAAAGGAGTAAGGGTTTTGAAGCAGAATTGAATGCAGAGCCTGTTGATCACCTTTACATCATATCCGGATATGCCCGGAACAGCAACAAATTTATATCAGGTACGCCCTCACTTATCGGGAAAAAAGTTGCCGGTGCTCCAGGTGAGGTCTTTAACCTTTGGATAAATTACCAGTGCGTTAGTGGATTTTTGAAAAATTTTGGTGGTGGCTTTGGGGGCAATTATGTCAGTGATGTATACTGGGATGCCGCAAATACCATTACCATACCTTCCTATACGGTATTAAATGCAGCTGTTAGTTATAATAAACCAACCTGGAGAGCGTCGGTTAAAATGAATAATCTATCCAACCAAAAGCATTGGAACAGTGATGCACAGCCGCAAATGCTGAGACAGATTATTGGTTCTCTCGCTATGAACTTTTAAACGATAAGTTATACCTAAATCTACCGATCAACATGCGATATAAAAATATACATAGTGTCCTGATACATAAGAGGTGTGAGGAACAAGGCATCAGCTGTGAACTTCTGGTACCGGGAGATGAAGAAATTTTTGTGCTTCAAAAAGAAGACCATAAAATATTCATCAACCGTGGGGTATCTCCATATGTAAGCCATATGGCAGCTACCATTTCAGAAAACAAATTAGCCACCAATACTTTGCTTCGAAATCACGGGGTTCCTATTCCTGAATTTATGTTCTGCACTGATCTTCAGCAAGATGCTATATCATTCCTGAAAAAACATAAGCCATTGGTAATTAAACCATTCGACACCAATAAGGGAGTTGAAATCCACATGAATATCTCCAGTCAAAAAGAATTGGAGCATGCTTTCTTAAATGTTCGAAAAGTAAGTAGCCATGCCATTCTTCAGCAGCAGGCTGCTGGTAAGGATTACCGGATTTTACTTATTGGAGATGAGCTTGCTGGCGTACTGTTAAACGAATGGGCTTATGTAACCGGCAATGGAAAAGATGAGCTGGAACAGCTGATCAAAATTGAAAATGATAAAAGGGAAACAGAAGGCACAGCCGTTTATGATCGGAATTTTAAAATGCTTTCTCCCGTTCCTATGGAAGATGTAGCAAAGGCGCTAGCATTACAGGGACTGGACTTTCAGTATATCCCCTGCGATGCTGAAAAAATTTACATCAGCTATTGTGGAAATGGGTGGGCCGGTGCACTGGCGATTGATAGAACAGAAGATATTCATCCAGACAACCTTCAGCTCGCCAAAAAAATAGCAAAGGTATCTGCTATTGATGTAATTGGGATTGATATCAGATGCGAGGATATCGCAGTATCTCATCAGGAATCTGCATTTGCAGTGATTGAGGTAAATATCCGGCCGAGCATGGTCGATCATGAGTATCCAACCGAAGGAAAACCCAGACGTGTGGTTTCGCAATATCTTGATTATTTATTTAGAAAAGCCCATCATGAATAACTCAGGCCAACAATTATCTTCCACTGTTTTGCCGCAAACTGAAACAGCAGGTTACGCTCAAGCTTGTCAGGAAGTGATGCAAAGATTGCTCTATGCACTAATTAATGAAAGTTCAGATCAGCGACAGCTTATTTTAACCACCGTTAACGATCAGTTTAAAGTGAGACGGATTGTTCTTCCTTCCAATGCTGGAGTTTTATCCTGCATAGAAGCAAACGATGGGAATATTACGGTTTACTTATCAGTGGTATTACTCAGAAATGATGGTGGTTTAACAGAGCTTGATGTGATGGCACTGTTGAACTGTATACTGGATTCGTGGAAAACGGAAGATGCCTGTAGCGAAAAAATCAAGGCAGAAGTTAATAATTGTTTAGATCATCTGGCTATGGCGTTTGATTATGAAGCGGAGCATACCGATCAGGTCAGCCATTATATTAAAGCAGCAATTTTAGAGAAGCAATCTGTTTTTCAGCAACGGGAAACATTATTAAATTCAGAAATTATACCTTTTAAAGGGCACCCAATCCATGTTTGTGCCAAAACCAAAATGGGATTTTCCAGGCAAGATGTAATGGCTTACAGTCCGGAATTTTCGCCGAAGGTTAATTTACAGCTGCTTGCCGTACATCGGTCACATCTGATATATTCTGATGAAATAGATATGTGGACGAAATACAGTGCTGAATTGTTATCGTATAAACAAGCTGAGGATTATCTGATTATGCCGGTTCATCCCTGGCAGTACGAAAATGTTATTTCGAAAGCATATAAAGCGCACATAGATAGTGGAGTTTTATTTAAACTCGAAGATGAGGCTATAGAAGTTCTGCCCACTTTATCCATGAGAACGGCACTTTTACCAGCAACTCTAAACCAACCGTTCTATCACATTAAGGTTCCTGTTAATATTCAGGCCACCAGTGTTAAAAGATCATTAACGCTCCGGGATTTATATAATGGTATTGAATTTAGCAAGTTGATTTCGGATATGGCTCAGAAAATCCCTTCTATGGCTAATAAACGTGGACGAATGATCAGTGATGTGTGTGCGGCACATTTTAAAATTCAGGGAGAAACAAATCCGGGCCTGTCTTTTCTTTTAAGAAATGACCCAATCAACTATTGTTTACCAGGAGAAACCATGGTTGTTGCAGCGGCTTTAACGCACTCCACTAAATTACATCCATACCCAATACTTTGTCAGTTTATCGATCAGTCCAAATTGCCAGTAGAAATTTATCTGGATCAGTTGATTGAAACCCTGTTAGCCATGCCTTTGGAAGTATTTCTTCATGAAGGTATCGCTCTCGACCTTCACGGACAAAATACCATGATCGTTTTTGATGAATCTCATCAGGTATGCGCACTGGCTTACCGGGATCTTGGTAGTGTACAAGTAGCAGACACGTACCAATCCCTGAATGAACAGAAACACCTTTTTTACGGCGAAGCTTCAACTTTTATGAACTACAGAGATACTGTTAGCGAATTGATGCATACACTTTTCAATAACCTTATCGGTGGGATCATTAGTTGTACGACTAGTGCATATGAAATACCTGAGCAGCAGATCTGGAGAAAAGTCAAAGAAACCAGCATGCGTATTATCCAAAGTTGTAAAGTACCCGATCAGGTAAAGGATGACTTTTGCAAGATGCTTTTTAGTCCGGATCTGATGATAAAACCCTTATTGAAAATGCGCATTGCTGAGAAAACTTTATACCAGGCTATTCCCAATCCTATGTTCAATATCAGCTAATGGCCCTATTTCGAAATAAAAAAGCAGAAAATAACCTGGCAGATCAAGATCTGTCAGGTACGTTTTATCCTAAATTTCTAATTTGTTCATTTATTGGTGCATTAGGTGATTATATGACGCTTTCTGCATTAGGATGGTATATTGTTGATTCAGTAGGATCTGCAGAGGTACTGGGCTGGGTATTTTTTGCCAGAACAGTTCCACGGTTTTTTATGAGCTTTGTTGGTGGTTATTTTGCCGACCGAATGGACCGTAAAAAGCTGATTATTGGAGTATATTCAGGATTAATGGTTACTACAGGTTTACAAATTTTTGTGATCTGGAACCTATCGGGTTTGCACTGGATCTATATTGTCGCGGTTGTTTTTTTGCGGAATGTTTTTGACAGTGCTGAGCCCAGTATCAGAAATGCATTACTTCCAGATATTGTTAAAAAGGAAAACATTGCAAAGGCCGTAGGTTTTTATGCTTCCAGTTTAAACCTGGCTGCTATTGTTGCTCCGGTTTTAGCCGGATACTTGCTATCAGTCATGACTATCACGCCATTGCTTATTGCAGATTTTTGCTTACAGATACCCTCTTTTTTAATTCTTTTTTTGCTCCCTGTTATACCAATCCATAAAGATGACACCAGTAAAGGACTTGCAAAGAAAGGCTACATTTTTGCAATTTCTTACATCAGGCAATCTCCTGTTTTGCGCAATAGCTTGATATTGAGTGTTACACTCATGTTTTTTCTTTTTCCATTTGGTGCCATGCTTCCGTTACTGGTAAAAAACACACTACATTTAGATGCAAAATCTTTTGGGTTGATTAGTGCCACAGAGGCCTTTGGTGCTGTACTCGGCGGACTCTTGCTGAAATACATCGCTCAAGATAACCTGCTCCGGTTATGGCCATGGATGGGAATACTTTCGTGTTTTTTCTTGTTTTTATTGGGCTTTGCAGGCGCTTCGCTATCTCTTTTCCTAATCATTTTCGCCTTAGGATTAATGAGTCAATTGTTCAGAAGCACAGGCCGCAGCATCTTTCAGCTGAACACACCAACAGAAATCAGGGGAAAAGTAATGTCAGTATTGATTTCAGACAGCGGAATTGTATCTCTGGGCATCTTATTTTTTACGTTAATTACGGGTAGATTATCTGTTGGTTTTGTTTATAGTTTAATGGGGTGTCTGGGAATTATAAGCTCTTTCGGCTGCTATATGTTTTTATTTAAAAGCAAGAACAGAAATCAGTCAAAATAAATGACATCCGGCATTTCGGTTGCTTCCTGAAAAATTTAACAGCAGGGCCATCCGTGCCAATGGTGGTGCGCTTTTTTACCCAGGGCCTGTGAGAGAGGCCATAAAATAGCCGCGAGTTCAGACTATTTGAGATTATAGCTTAAATATGCAAGACTAAGATCTATGGCAGGCTATGCAGGACTCAGAAGTTCTTACGTTTTCTTTTAAAGAAGTGCAAAAACTTTATGAAACTTCACCAGTATGGGAAAAGTTTGGCCGCCTTGTGGCTGAACGGGTGTATTTGCAGTTGAATGAACGAGTAGAAATGTTCCAGTTCATGTCACCACAGCAACGCTATGAGCATCTGTTAGCTACTCGTCCAGAACTGTTTAATCAAATTTCTCAGTTTCAATTATCTTCTTACCTTGGTGTGAAACCTGAATCCTTAAGCAGGCTACGTAAGCGGATACTTCATAAATAATTTCTAATGATTCTTAACCAAAGTCAACGTTCCGTAATTTATGGATAGCTCATATTTGAGAATAAAAAAATATGACCATGATCAAATTTACCATCCTGCTACGCAGGCGTCCGGGAACAAGTCACGAAGACTTTGTTTCTTATCATAAGAATAAACATGCAGCTTTATTCTCTTCGCTATCGGAGGTAAAGCAACATGTCCGCCGGTATGTACAATCACATTCTCTGCAGGTAAATATGCCCGGACTGCCTCCTCCCGAATATGATGGCATCACAGAAATCTGGTTTGATGATGCAGACTCCATTGAAAAAGTTTTTGGTTCGGAAGATTATCTGGAACTGATTAGACCTGATGAAGAAAAATTTCTTGATATACACGGATGCAGCTTTTTAATATCGTCGGAGCATACCGTGATCTAGCTACTTCCATAAGGCAGGTTCAACAGGAATTACAGTTAGCTCCAATTAATGAGGCAATTTTCAGGAAACTTAACTGGCCTTAGCCATGACTAAATTTCCAAAGTAAACCATTGCATCTGAGCTGTAATCGAAAGGCGCACTCAGGTAAAAATATTTAATGGTTCCCTTTTTAAACATACCAGTGTCCACTACTTTTGATTTATTGATGTAGACCCGCATGTTTTCACCTTCTACGGCTATGGCAACATGGATCAGCTCATTGGCATAATTGTTTAAAGGAAAACTAAGCGGACTCGAAATTTTGGTGTCACTGCTGGAATTATTGACTTCCCGATTCCAGAAATGAAGTTGCGATGCGGTAATGGCATTGCTATTGTAAGCATCTGAGATATACTCTCTATTGGAGTTATCCCGCGCAAAGCCAAACTGCATTGCACCAATATCCTTTGCTGTGGTACTTCTGGTAATCAGGTCAAACTCAATTGTGAAATTGCCCGGCATAGCAAGCAGGTTTTCTAAACGATAAGTTGTTCTTGGAGAAAGGGCTAGCCATTTTCCAGGAACACCTGAAATAGTGGTTACGCTACCTGTCCCACTTGTTTTCCAGTGTTTGGCCATCCGTCCTGCAGGATCTGCAGAGAAGTTATCAGCAAAAAACACGGTGCTTGCAGGAGTAAATGAATAAACTTCTTCGATATTGGGTAAATTACTTCTTGAATTACCTGTCTGATCACTACCGGTGCTGGAGTTTTTTGTATTTGTGCCTGTATTGCCATTGATCACATCGTCTACTTTTTTATCTACTTTATCCTGAATCTTCTGCTGTATCTTTTTAAAAAACTGGGCATGTGATTGTTGTGTACTTAACGTAGAGGTAATCAGTAAGCTGTATATTAATGTTTTATAGTTCATATCTTGTTTGTAAACCTGGTAATTGATTAATCAAATTTACAGTGTACGAAACTAGAAAGACAGCAGCATGGCAAACCGATTTGTATCCTGACCAATCTATCTTGAATTTAACAGGGCTGGCATTGTAATTAGCTTTCCGGGACTATAAATTATTTAAGTAACTCATTAAATTTATCTTTTTATGTTGAGACACAGGAATTTCTAAATCGCCTTCCAGAACCAGGAAATTGTTCTTCTTTTTGAATGTCCTTATGTACTGGAGATTGATCAGATAAGACTGGTGAACACGCATAAATCCCAGTGGAGTAAGCTGATTATCGTATTCTTTGATAGGCTGTGAAACCAGTATGCAAGTTCCATTCTGCAGTCTGAAGCGGGTATAACTGTTGTCTGCCTCCAGGGCCAGAATATCTGCAATCTGGATTACAAAGATCTCTTCAAGGGTCTTCAAAACTATTTTTTTTGCTTGTTTTGCTTGCTGATTGTGATTATAGAAAAAGGTTTCAAGCTGTTTATGGTATTGGCTGTCATTAATGTTTCTGAGCGCATTATCTACTGCAACTATCAGAGCGGCTGGCAGGTAGGGTTTTAATAAAAAGTCTATCGCACTGAACCGGAAAGCCTGTATGGCATACCCTGCAAAGGCGGTAATAAAAATTACGCTGAATTTCACAGTTGTTTTTTCTGTAGTTGCCTTCAGCCAGTCAAAACAATTGCCATCGGGTAAGTTTACATCGAGAATAAATAGTGTTTGCTGCTGTTGTTTAAAGGACAAATCAGCCTCTGCAAGATTGTTGCATGGATATATATCCAGTTCAGGATAGTTTATTTTCAGGGTTTGCTTGATGAAATCAAGTGC from Pedobacter sp. WC2423 carries:
- a CDS encoding IucA/IucC family siderophore biosynthesis protein, with product MNNSGQQLSSTVLPQTETAGYAQACQEVMQRLLYALINESSDQRQLILTTVNDQFKVRRIVLPSNAGVLSCIEANDGNITVYLSVVLLRNDGGLTELDVMALLNCILDSWKTEDACSEKIKAEVNNCLDHLAMAFDYEAEHTDQVSHYIKAAILEKQSVFQQRETLLNSEIIPFKGHPIHVCAKTKMGFSRQDVMAYSPEFSPKVNLQLLAVHRSHLIYSDEIDMWTKYSAELLSYKQAEDYLIMPVHPWQYENVISKAYKAHIDSGVLFKLEDEAIEVLPTLSMRTALLPATLNQPFYHIKVPVNIQATSVKRSLTLRDLYNGIEFSKLISDMAQKIPSMANKRGRMISDVCAAHFKIQGETNPGLSFLLRNDPINYCLPGETMVVAAALTHSTKLHPYPILCQFIDQSKLPVEIYLDQLIETLLAMPLEVFLHEGIALDLHGQNTMIVFDESHQVCALAYRDLGSVQVADTYQSLNEQKHLFYGEASTFMNYRDTVSELMHTLFNNLIGGIISCTTSAYEIPEQQIWRKVKETSMRIIQSCKVPDQVKDDFCKMLFSPDLMIKPLLKMRIAEKTLYQAIPNPMFNIS
- a CDS encoding MFS transporter translates to MALFRNKKAENNLADQDLSGTFYPKFLICSFIGALGDYMTLSALGWYIVDSVGSAEVLGWVFFARTVPRFFMSFVGGYFADRMDRKKLIIGVYSGLMVTTGLQIFVIWNLSGLHWIYIVAVVFLRNVFDSAEPSIRNALLPDIVKKENIAKAVGFYASSLNLAAIVAPVLAGYLLSVMTITPLLIADFCLQIPSFLILFLLPVIPIHKDDTSKGLAKKGYIFAISYIRQSPVLRNSLILSVTLMFFLFPFGAMLPLLVKNTLHLDAKSFGLISATEAFGAVLGGLLLKYIAQDNLLRLWPWMGILSCFFLFLLGFAGASLSLFLIIFALGLMSQLFRSTGRSIFQLNTPTEIRGKVMSVLISDSGIVSLGILFFTLITGRLSVGFVYSLMGCLGIISSFGCYMFLFKSKNRNQSK
- a CDS encoding Crp/Fnr family transcriptional regulator, with product MQDSEVLTFSFKEVQKLYETSPVWEKFGRLVAERVYLQLNERVEMFQFMSPQQRYEHLLATRPELFNQISQFQLSSYLGVKPESLSRLRKRILHK
- a CDS encoding EthD domain-containing protein, producing MIKFTILLRRRPGTSHEDFVSYHKNKHAALFSSLSEVKQHVRRYVQSHSLQVNMPGLPPPEYDGITEIWFDDADSIEKVFGSEDYLELIRPDEEKFLDIHGCSFLISSEHTVI
- a CDS encoding LytR/AlgR family response regulator transcription factor, coding for MSVIQTKGISCLLLEDDPAALDFIKQTLKINYPELDIYPCNNLAEADLSFKQQQQTLFILDVNLPDGNCFDWLKATTEKTTVKFSVIFITAFAGYAIQAFRFSAIDFLLKPYLPAALIVAVDNALRNINDSQYHKQLETFFYNHNQQAKQAKKIVLKTLEEIFVIQIADILALEADNSYTRFRLQNGTCILVSQPIKEYDNQLTPLGFMRVHQSYLINLQYIRTFKKKNNFLVLEGDLEIPVSQHKKINLMSYLNNL